Proteins encoded in a region of the Methanofastidiosum sp. genome:
- the hypB gene encoding hydrogenase nickel incorporation protein HypB, with the protein MHKTASIDIEKDIIKENSMIANDNSKLLKKYGIKSYNVMGAIGSGKTSLIEIAIDALVKKGKKIGIIAGDVVAEYDSNRFRKHKCLVIPLNTGKECHLDAHLISHELEDLEERGILQELDYFIMENVGNLICPSDFTLGEDKRIVIVSVSEGDDIVLKHPIIFRFSDVCIINKIDIAEAVDASPEKMERDCLSLNPKIKIIKTSVKKNIGISEWLDIFE; encoded by the coding sequence ATGCATAAAACAGCAAGCATTGACATTGAAAAAGACATCATAAAAGAGAATTCAATGATAGCAAATGATAATAGTAAACTTCTAAAGAAATATGGAATTAAATCTTATAATGTAATGGGTGCGATAGGCTCTGGAAAAACTTCTCTAATAGAAATTGCCATTGATGCTTTAGTGAAAAAAGGAAAAAAAATTGGCATTATTGCAGGAGATGTAGTTGCTGAGTATGACTCTAATAGATTTAGAAAACACAAATGCCTTGTAATTCCATTAAATACTGGAAAGGAGTGCCATCTGGATGCACACTTGATATCCCATGAACTGGAAGATCTAGAGGAAAGAGGAATTCTCCAAGAACTCGATTATTTTATAATGGAAAATGTGGGAAATTTAATATGCCCTTCAGATTTTACACTTGGTGAAGACAAAAGAATTGTTATTGTCAGTGTAAGTGAGGGAGATGATATAGTATTGAAACACCCAATAATATTCAGGTTTTCAGATGTTTGTATAATCAATAAAATTGATATCGCCGAAGCTGTTGATGCAAGCCCCGAAAAAATGGAAAGGGATTGTCTTTCGCTTAATCCTAAAATAAAAATTATCAAAACATCTGTAAAGAAAAATATAGGAATATCAGAATGGTTAGATATATTCGAATAA
- a CDS encoding vitamin B12-dependent ribonucleotide reductase codes for MAVSEGYNYDKGGSTDYAEEPLNLSDNAIKVLERRYLKKDQEGNVIETPNDLFLRVSKSIAIADLLYDENADVDGLTKEFYEMMTNFEFLPNSPTLMNAGRELGQLSACFVLPVEDSIDSIFDAIKYTALIHKSGGGTGFSFSRLRPKNDVVLTTKGISSGPVSFMTVFDTATETIKQGGTRRGANMAILRVDHPDILEFIKCKEENTKLNNFNISVAITDKFIEAFENGKDYELLNPRTGKVDGKLSAKEVFNLIVHMAWKNGEPGIVFIDRLNRGNPTPAIGEIESTNPCGEQPLLPYESCNLGSINLSKFLKKTNKGYEIDFDHLREVVKKSVHFLDNVIDVNRYPLAQIEDMTKGNRKIGLGVMGFADMLLKLGVPYNSEDAVDLAKIVMKFVKEEATETSRELASKRGPFPNFENSVFHDRREMPIRNATVTTIAPTGTISLIAGSSSGIEPIFAISYIRNVMDKDELLEINPVFAEISNERGIYNQELMKRIAREGTLKNIEEIPEDIKKIFVTAHDIVPEWHIRIQAAFQEYTDNAVSKTINFPKSATEKDVMQAYLLAYRSGLKGTTIYRDGSRDEQVLNIGKVNKKETSIQKAPRPRPKVTKGFTEKIRTGCGNLYVTINEDEYGLCEIFMQMGKSGGCPASQNEAIARLISLALRSGIGIESILEQLRHIRCPMPTWDEGMPVHSCADAIAIVLDRYIKKELNTKQERLDLVVTSNGTANSNGMPAQCPECGEVLVFSEGCVSCKCCGYTKC; via the coding sequence ATGGCAGTTTCTGAGGGTTATAATTATGATAAGGGTGGTAGTACTGATTATGCAGAAGAGCCATTAAATTTGTCAGATAATGCGATAAAAGTATTAGAAAGGAGATATCTAAAAAAGGATCAAGAAGGAAATGTCATAGAAACTCCAAATGATCTCTTTTTAAGAGTATCAAAAAGTATCGCAATAGCTGATTTACTTTATGACGAAAATGCAGATGTTGACGGATTAACTAAAGAGTTTTATGAAATGATGACAAATTTTGAGTTCCTTCCAAATTCACCTACATTGATGAACGCCGGGAGAGAACTTGGCCAATTATCGGCATGTTTTGTTTTGCCTGTTGAAGATTCAATTGATAGTATCTTTGACGCAATAAAATACACAGCTTTGATCCACAAAAGTGGTGGCGGAACAGGCTTTTCATTCTCAAGACTCAGACCTAAAAATGATGTAGTCCTGACAACTAAAGGTATATCAAGTGGCCCAGTTTCCTTTATGACGGTATTTGACACAGCTACAGAAACGATAAAACAGGGTGGAACAAGAAGAGGGGCCAATATGGCAATTTTGAGGGTGGACCACCCTGATATCCTAGAATTCATTAAATGTAAAGAAGAGAATACTAAACTTAATAATTTTAATATATCCGTGGCGATTACAGATAAGTTCATAGAAGCATTTGAAAATGGAAAAGACTATGAACTTTTAAATCCAAGAACGGGGAAAGTAGACGGTAAATTAAGTGCAAAAGAAGTTTTTAATCTAATAGTGCATATGGCTTGGAAAAATGGAGAACCCGGCATAGTATTTATCGATAGGCTAAACAGAGGGAATCCAACTCCCGCTATAGGTGAAATTGAAAGTACTAACCCCTGCGGAGAACAACCTCTCCTCCCTTATGAATCTTGTAATCTTGGTTCTATAAATCTTTCAAAATTTTTAAAGAAAACTAATAAAGGATATGAAATAGATTTTGACCATTTAAGAGAAGTTGTAAAGAAGTCTGTCCATTTCCTAGATAATGTTATTGATGTTAATAGATATCCTTTGGCTCAAATTGAAGACATGACAAAAGGCAACAGGAAAATAGGATTAGGAGTCATGGGATTTGCAGACATGCTTCTAAAACTAGGGGTACCATACAATTCAGAAGATGCAGTCGATCTTGCAAAAATCGTAATGAAGTTCGTTAAAGAAGAAGCTACTGAAACTTCAAGAGAACTTGCTTCAAAGAGGGGACCTTTTCCAAATTTTGAAAATAGTGTATTTCATGACAGAAGAGAAATGCCAATTAGAAATGCCACTGTAACTACAATAGCACCAACTGGTACTATAAGTCTCATAGCAGGTAGCTCCAGTGGAATAGAGCCTATATTCGCAATATCCTACATCCGAAATGTTATGGATAAAGATGAGCTTTTAGAGATTAATCCTGTTTTTGCAGAAATATCCAATGAGCGAGGAATTTACAATCAAGAGCTAATGAAGAGAATTGCAAGGGAAGGTACTTTAAAGAATATAGAAGAAATACCTGAAGACATTAAAAAAATATTTGTAACTGCTCACGATATTGTTCCAGAATGGCATATAAGAATTCAAGCGGCATTTCAAGAGTACACCGATAACGCAGTTTCAAAAACCATTAATTTTCCAAAAAGTGCAACTGAAAAGGATGTCATGCAAGCTTATCTATTAGCTTACAGAAGTGGGCTCAAGGGAACTACTATATATAGGGATGGATCTAGAGACGAACAAGTTTTGAATATTGGGAAAGTTAATAAAAAAGAAACTTCTATCCAAAAAGCCCCAAGGCCAAGACCAAAAGTAACTAAAGGATTCACTGAAAAGATAAGAACTGGTTGCGGTAATCTTTATGTTACTATAAACGAGGATGAATATGGGCTTTGCGAAATATTTATGCAAATGGGTAAATCTGGAGGTTGTCCCGCAAGTCAGAATGAAGCAATAGCAAGGTTAATATCATTGGCCTTGAGATCTGGAATAGGAATTGAGTCTATATTGGAGCAGTTAAGACATATCAGATGTCCAATGCCTACATGGGACGAGGGTATGCCAGTTCATTCTTGTGCCGATGCAATAGCTATAGTTTTGGATAGGTATATTAAGAAAGAACTAAACACAAAACAAGAAAGACTAGATTTGGTAGTAACCTCAAACGGGACAGCTAATAGTAATGGAATGCCAGCGCAATGTCCAGAATGTGGTGAAGTATTAGTATTCTCTGAAGGTTGTGTAAGCTGCAAATGTTGTGGATATACAAAATGTTAA
- a CDS encoding response regulator, whose amino-acid sequence MRSFYRKRPRIHLKQNLIIKKNEKDNALDLDEYTPKNDSKKINRNTTQEISSSNNVNGRNYSNKFDILVIEDNLEILEMLKDTLESVTHYNFNVTCSQNAEEAMEKIENSNFDLIISDNVLPGMSGIDLLTKVKDQYPSILRILITGYSDLEVVKDAINRAAVNAYIEKPFGYKELTEKVIDILKEKNVLQRRQDLTSLEKIYESEGGPEFFSSLFSFTPKDCEIHTVVEKSEEDLAIKYSQERIDVLSNYGIIKKVKNLPLIIKCPNCQSYDYKIVLKCPSCTSENLVKGEIIEHYSCSTINFSNKFMKEGKLICPKCNQELRRLGVDYRKIGNWVFCEKCSDFYGEANISLRCNSCKTLYTVNESIWEEEEKIVPDRAKILKLIRRLSILSEIEKELRDKGLDVRRNILLNHKGIEKKFDMGAFRDLKDEDPFVVFDIYIDPRGIFSDEIKTFYNKTKDINYAKAFFVAVPKIDNSYKKTFNDLKINTIEIDDSSSVIEAFESLELPS is encoded by the coding sequence ATGAGAAGCTTCTATCGAAAACGGCCTAGAATACACTTAAAACAAAATTTAATTATTAAAAAAAATGAAAAAGATAATGCCTTAGATTTAGATGAATACACACCTAAAAACGATTCTAAAAAAATCAATAGGAATACAACCCAAGAAATATCTTCAAGTAATAATGTTAATGGGAGAAATTATTCTAATAAATTTGATATTTTGGTGATTGAAGATAATCTTGAAATATTAGAAATGTTAAAAGATACTTTGGAGTCAGTCACTCATTACAATTTTAATGTAACTTGTTCACAAAATGCTGAAGAAGCAATGGAAAAAATAGAAAACTCTAATTTTGATTTAATAATATCTGATAACGTCTTGCCTGGAATGTCAGGAATAGATCTTTTGACAAAGGTAAAGGATCAGTATCCTTCCATATTAAGAATTTTAATAACTGGGTATTCTGATTTAGAAGTTGTAAAAGATGCAATTAACAGGGCTGCTGTAAATGCATACATTGAAAAACCATTTGGCTACAAAGAACTAACTGAAAAAGTAATTGACATATTAAAGGAAAAAAATGTTCTTCAAAGAAGACAAGATTTAACTTCTTTGGAAAAAATTTATGAATCAGAAGGTGGACCCGAATTCTTTAGTTCTCTATTTTCCTTTACCCCAAAAGATTGTGAAATCCATACTGTCGTAGAAAAGAGTGAAGAAGATTTAGCGATTAAATACAGTCAAGAAAGAATTGATGTACTTTCAAATTATGGCATAATAAAAAAAGTGAAGAATCTTCCACTAATTATCAAATGCCCAAATTGCCAATCATATGACTATAAAATTGTTTTAAAATGTCCTTCGTGTACATCTGAAAATTTAGTAAAAGGAGAGATTATTGAACATTACAGTTGCTCTACTATTAATTTTTCCAATAAATTTATGAAAGAGGGCAAACTTATTTGTCCAAAATGTAACCAAGAATTAAGGAGACTCGGGGTAGATTATAGAAAAATTGGAAATTGGGTATTCTGTGAGAAATGTAGTGATTTTTATGGCGAAGCAAATATTAGTCTAAGATGCAACAGTTGTAAAACACTTTATACAGTAAATGAATCAATTTGGGAAGAAGAGGAGAAAATTGTTCCCGACAGAGCAAAAATATTGAAATTAATAAGGAGACTAAGTATTCTGAGCGAAATAGAAAAAGAATTGAGAGATAAAGGATTAGATGTTAGGAGGAATATACTACTTAATCATAAGGGCATTGAAAAGAAATTTGATATGGGTGCCTTTAGAGACCTGAAAGACGAAGATCCTTTTGTGGTTTTTGATATTTATATTGACCCACGAGGTATTTTTTCAGATGAAATAAAAACATTTTATAATAAAACTAAAGACATAAATTATGCTAAAGCTTTTTTTGTTGCAGTTCCTAAAATAGATAATAGTTATAAAAAAACTTTTAATGATTTAAAAATTAACACTATTGAGATTGATGATTCAAGTTCTGTTATTGAAGCTTTTGAATCATTGGAATTACCTTCATAA
- a CDS encoding glycosyltransferase produces MILEIIEKYFEFFGFSLITGIQMSLFLILLDSTRSIVKTIFIILGRIREILNPLPELKFLPSISIIVPMHNEESKIEECILSLIEASYPADIKEIIIIDDGSTDRSYYKSLPYARRGQIKLFKRETKSGSKSGAINYGLLIAKHEIVIVVDADTKLEIDSLIEIVKPFSDKDVMAVAGNIKVENRNNILANCQAYEYTMSMEIGKRIQSLFRTILIVPGAFGAFRMNFVSTVGDYDYDTVTEDFDLTFKVLKRAKVFFAPDAIAWTICPDKLTTWYRQRVRWSRGEIETLWKHRDLFFRKHFGFLGMVAAPDMVLMDIVFLSLRFVNILFILLVLPVLFTFDKYFEYLIFYFRVSLMIFCSYMIFELISVLTALVVVKEKKDLSYFLISPIIIIFYRPLYAFVRFKGYLDFIFRRDPVWR; encoded by the coding sequence ATGATATTAGAAATAATAGAAAAATACTTTGAGTTTTTTGGATTTTCACTTATTACGGGTATCCAAATGTCTTTATTTCTAATATTACTTGATAGTACTCGAAGCATAGTTAAAACTATCTTCATTATACTAGGGAGAATTAGAGAAATCCTAAATCCCCTACCAGAACTAAAATTTCTACCTTCTATCTCCATAATTGTACCCATGCATAACGAAGAATCAAAGATTGAAGAATGTATTCTTTCTTTGATAGAGGCTAGTTATCCGGCAGATATAAAGGAGATTATTATAATCGATGACGGCTCAACGGATAGGTCATATTACAAATCTTTACCTTATGCAAGACGTGGCCAGATAAAACTTTTTAAAAGAGAAACAAAGAGTGGCTCTAAAAGCGGTGCAATAAATTATGGATTATTAATTGCAAAACACGAGATTGTTATAGTAGTGGATGCAGATACAAAACTAGAGATAGATTCACTAATTGAAATAGTAAAACCGTTCTCAGATAAAGATGTAATGGCAGTTGCTGGAAATATTAAGGTTGAAAATAGAAATAATATTCTTGCAAATTGTCAAGCTTATGAGTATACGATGTCAATGGAAATTGGTAAAAGAATACAGTCACTTTTTAGAACAATACTTATAGTCCCGGGAGCCTTTGGTGCATTTCGAATGAATTTTGTTAGTACAGTCGGAGACTATGACTATGATACTGTAACTGAAGACTTTGATTTAACATTTAAGGTATTGAAAAGGGCAAAAGTCTTTTTTGCCCCAGACGCCATAGCATGGACAATATGCCCAGATAAATTAACTACCTGGTATCGCCAAAGAGTCAGGTGGTCAAGAGGGGAAATTGAAACTCTTTGGAAGCATAGGGACCTTTTCTTTAGAAAGCATTTTGGATTTTTAGGAATGGTGGCAGCGCCAGATATGGTATTAATGGATATTGTTTTCTTAAGCCTTAGATTTGTTAATATTTTATTCATATTGTTAGTTTTACCTGTTCTATTTACTTTTGATAAATACTTCGAGTATCTTATTTTTTATTTTAGGGTTTCTTTGATGATATTTTGTTCTTACATGATATTTGAATTAATATCCGTTTTAACTGCTTTAGTAGTTGTAAAAGAGAAGAAGGACCTTTCCTATTTTCTAATTTCTCCAATAATTATCATTTTCTATAGGCCTTTGTATGCATTTGTTAGATTCAAAGGATATTTAGATTTTATCTTTAGGAGAGATCCAGTGTGGAGATAA
- the gcvH gene encoding glycine cleavage system protein GcvH: MEIGTYFFRDDLFYSKTHEWMKIEGDICIIGIDDYSQREIGEIAYIELPAIGTNVKQFGLLCQIESVKTVLDIFSPMSGTIIETNKEIENSPDLLNTKPYDSWICKIKSSDLDEKINLMNINEYIEFIKEVIDK; encoded by the coding sequence TTGGAGATAGGAACATATTTCTTTAGAGATGATTTATTTTACTCTAAAACACATGAATGGATGAAAATTGAAGGCGATATATGTATTATCGGGATAGATGATTATTCTCAAAGGGAGATAGGAGAAATAGCTTATATCGAACTTCCTGCAATAGGTACTAATGTCAAACAATTTGGATTATTATGCCAAATCGAATCTGTTAAGACTGTGTTGGATATTTTTTCCCCTATGTCTGGAACAATAATAGAAACTAATAAAGAAATTGAAAATTCGCCCGATCTTTTGAATACTAAACCATACGATTCATGGATATGCAAGATTAAATCCTCAGACCTTGATGAAAAAATAAATTTAATGAACATAAATGAATACATAGAATTCATTAAAGAAGTAATAGATAAATAA
- a CDS encoding NifB/NifX family molybdenum-iron cluster-binding protein — protein MKVAIATDDKVTISHHFGRTLGFRVFEIKENAIIREEYRQNIGKSNGQCGSCDHSSMINNIQDCNLVICYGMGQGIYNDLVKHNIMAVITEEQTVDDAISCLMKDDLVNRLDKLH, from the coding sequence ATGAAGGTAGCCATAGCAACTGACGACAAAGTGACTATATCTCATCACTTTGGTAGAACTCTGGGGTTCAGAGTTTTTGAAATAAAAGAAAACGCCATAATTAGAGAAGAATACCGACAAAATATTGGAAAAAGTAACGGGCAGTGTGGCAGTTGTGACCATTCAAGTATGATTAATAACATACAAGACTGTAATTTAGTCATATGTTATGGAATGGGGCAAGGAATATATAATGACTTAGTTAAACATAACATAATGGCTGTAATCACTGAGGAACAAACAGTAGATGACGCCATTAGTTGCCTAATGAAAGATGACTTAGTAAACAGACTTGACAAATTGCATTAA
- a CDS encoding FAD-dependent oxidoreductase, whose protein sequence is MKLVIVGGGAAGSEAALEARKFDKNAEITLIEKQNFPQYSLCGLPYAVSGDIENFDKLIIFPKEFYEKQKIKLLLQKEIKKINPNDKKVILEDNSEISYDSLILATGAIPCNYKIGYKYPEGIYFIRTLDDAINLSKKIEASKKAIIYAYGWGCKAACKGCISGRISLEMAYALKNRGLDVTIVSNENRPLRQQIDMDMSELIVDYLKGKGINLITDKNVINIAGEDKVQGLIADNELIDADIIIMASGTRTNTYLAKDCGIEIQKGIKTDSRLQTSIGGIYACGDCASVKYFFTGEQFSSSLGTNAVRGGKIAGINSVGGNLELNPVINLTIMDFFDLKIGAFGLTEDNLSTMGIEYVKARYKGKSRAEYYPGYKDIIIKILASTEGDILGFQAIGEEGIFARTLAVGFAVQKGIKINDLAKIENCYSPPLSPTIDPVQICAELVLKKLK, encoded by the coding sequence ATGAAACTTGTAATTGTTGGGGGAGGCGCAGCAGGTTCAGAAGCAGCGCTAGAAGCAAGGAAATTTGATAAAAATGCAGAAATTACATTAATTGAAAAACAAAATTTTCCCCAATATTCATTATGCGGCCTCCCATATGCGGTATCTGGCGATATCGAAAACTTTGATAAGCTTATAATATTTCCAAAAGAATTCTATGAAAAACAAAAAATTAAACTTTTGCTCCAAAAGGAAATTAAGAAAATAAATCCCAATGATAAAAAAGTAATTCTTGAAGATAATTCTGAAATAAGCTATGATTCGTTGATTCTGGCAACTGGCGCTATCCCCTGCAATTATAAAATTGGCTATAAATATCCCGAAGGTATCTATTTCATAAGAACTCTAGATGATGCAATAAATCTATCTAAAAAAATAGAAGCTTCAAAAAAAGCAATTATATATGCATACGGATGGGGGTGCAAAGCAGCATGTAAAGGGTGCATTTCTGGCAGAATATCCTTAGAAATGGCGTATGCTCTGAAGAATAGAGGGCTTGATGTAACTATTGTTTCTAACGAAAATAGGCCATTAAGACAGCAGATCGATATGGACATGAGTGAATTAATTGTAGATTATTTGAAGGGCAAAGGTATAAATCTGATAACCGATAAGAATGTTATTAATATAGCTGGCGAGGATAAAGTTCAAGGCTTGATTGCCGACAATGAATTAATAGATGCAGACATCATCATAATGGCTTCTGGAACCAGAACAAATACTTATTTAGCTAAAGATTGTGGAATTGAGATTCAAAAAGGAATAAAAACAGATTCAAGACTTCAAACATCAATTGGTGGCATATATGCTTGCGGGGATTGCGCAAGCGTTAAATATTTTTTCACAGGTGAGCAATTTTCTTCAAGCCTAGGAACAAATGCTGTTAGGGGTGGAAAAATTGCTGGAATAAATTCTGTTGGGGGAAATTTAGAATTAAATCCCGTAATTAATCTTACAATAATGGATTTCTTCGATTTAAAAATTGGGGCATTTGGATTAACAGAAGATAATTTATCTACTATGGGGATAGAATACGTCAAGGCTAGATACAAAGGTAAGTCTAGGGCAGAATATTATCCGGGATATAAAGATATAATTATCAAAATTCTAGCGTCTACTGAAGGTGATATATTGGGATTCCAAGCTATAGGCGAAGAAGGTATATTTGCTAGAACACTTGCAGTAGGGTTTGCTGTTCAAAAAGGTATTAAGATCAATGATTTGGCGAAAATCGAGAATTGTTATAGCCCACCTTTGTCTCCAACTATAGATCCTGTTCAAATTTGTGCTGAACTTGTACTTAAAAAATTAAAATAA
- a CDS encoding UbiX family flavin prenyltransferase — MEGILAITGASGVIYGIKLLENLKGNVHLIVSESAKKIIKDETNYESDKLNKYAYKVYKNSEMEAPVASGSYPFDYMVICPATISTISKIAVGIQDNLITRAAAVSLKEKRKLVIVPRETPLTSINLKNMATLSDEGAVILPAMPAFYHKPKNIDEITNFVVGRILDQVGVENNLFKRWGT, encoded by the coding sequence ATGGAAGGAATTCTTGCGATAACTGGTGCAAGTGGAGTTATATACGGCATCAAATTGTTGGAAAATTTGAAAGGCAACGTGCATTTAATTGTAAGTGAAAGTGCAAAGAAAATAATTAAGGATGAAACAAATTATGAGTCAGATAAATTAAATAAATATGCATACAAAGTATACAAAAATAGTGAAATGGAAGCGCCTGTTGCTTCGGGGAGCTACCCGTTTGATTATATGGTCATATGCCCCGCTACAATTTCAACTATTTCCAAGATAGCCGTAGGTATTCAAGATAATCTGATTACCAGAGCTGCAGCTGTATCTCTAAAAGAAAAAAGAAAATTGGTTATTGTTCCACGAGAAACACCCTTGACTTCAATAAATCTAAAAAACATGGCAACTCTATCTGACGAGGGTGCCGTTATACTACCTGCAATGCCAGCTTTCTACCATAAGCCCAAAAATATAGATGAAATTACAAATTTTGTAGTTGGAAGGATTTTAGATCAAGTTGGTGTAGAAAACAATTTATTCAAAAGATGGGGAACTTAG
- a CDS encoding threonine--tRNA ligase, whose translation MRILLIHSDYLEYEITSKTKIAEEIEDSLKKGRMEDCLSVFVAVEEGDDDSVIDKAFNEVAEVSKSVKSEKVFLYPYAHLSNNLASPEIAIKLLKDLENKLKTEYEVKRAPFGYYKAFKVSCKGHPLSELSRSIKSQEDTEVVSEALKAEERIKSSWFILDPSLNLIPQEKFDFKNHDSLKKLAEYEVTHSRKVDMVPPHVEYMKNLELVDYEKGSDPGNLRWYPKGVLIKRLLETRVNDSILEYGGMEVETPIMYSITHPMLSKYLNRFPARQYIVKSGNDDYFLRFAACFGQYLMKHDMIISYKDLPLRLYELTRYSFRREQRGELVGLRRLRAFTMPDMHTLATSMDSAKNEFIEQFKLSMKWMEGLNLNYEVAIRFVKSFYDENTEFVERLMSLINRPVLVEMWDERPFYFVMKFEFNFVDSLNKASALSTVQIDIENTERFEIKYFDEDGKEKYPLMLHASISGAIERNLYALLETAYLESKKGKKPMLPLWLSPTQVRVLPVGEEQLEYSFKILEDLEKSGIRTDIDDRDLRLGKKIRDAEKEWVPYIIVIGDEEIKNSTINIRSREDSSQKNTSVNEFKASFLDLIKGKPTRPLPLPRRLSLRASFR comes from the coding sequence ATGCGGATTCTTTTAATACATAGTGACTATTTAGAGTATGAAATTACTTCAAAGACAAAAATAGCTGAGGAGATTGAAGATTCTTTAAAGAAAGGCAGAATGGAAGATTGTCTTTCGGTCTTCGTTGCTGTTGAAGAAGGTGACGATGATTCTGTGATTGATAAAGCATTTAATGAAGTTGCAGAAGTATCAAAATCTGTTAAATCAGAAAAAGTTTTTCTGTATCCATATGCGCATTTAAGCAATAATCTCGCATCTCCTGAAATAGCTATCAAATTATTGAAAGATCTAGAAAATAAATTAAAAACAGAATATGAGGTAAAAAGGGCACCTTTTGGTTACTATAAAGCCTTTAAAGTATCATGTAAAGGCCATCCTCTATCTGAACTTTCTAGGAGTATTAAGTCTCAAGAAGACACCGAGGTCGTATCTGAAGCTTTGAAAGCTGAGGAAAGAATTAAATCTAGCTGGTTTATACTTGATCCTTCCTTAAATCTTATACCCCAAGAAAAGTTTGATTTTAAAAATCACGATAGCCTCAAAAAATTAGCAGAATATGAAGTTACTCACTCTAGGAAAGTCGATATGGTTCCACCGCATGTTGAATACATGAAAAATTTAGAGCTTGTTGATTATGAAAAAGGTTCAGACCCTGGAAATTTGAGGTGGTACCCAAAAGGTGTTCTAATTAAGAGGTTATTAGAAACTCGGGTTAACGATAGCATACTAGAATACGGGGGAATGGAAGTAGAAACACCGATAATGTACAGTATTACTCATCCAATGCTTTCTAAGTACCTAAATAGATTTCCGGCAAGGCAATATATAGTTAAATCGGGAAATGATGATTATTTCTTAAGATTTGCAGCATGTTTTGGCCAATATCTCATGAAACATGACATGATAATTTCTTACAAAGATCTTCCACTTAGATTATACGAATTAACACGTTACAGCTTCAGAAGAGAACAAAGGGGCGAGCTAGTAGGCTTAAGAAGATTAAGGGCTTTTACTATGCCAGATATGCATACTCTTGCTACATCCATGGACAGTGCAAAGAATGAGTTTATCGAGCAATTTAAATTATCGATGAAATGGATGGAAGGACTTAATTTAAATTATGAAGTTGCTATAAGATTTGTAAAATCATTTTATGACGAAAATACAGAATTTGTGGAAAGGCTTATGTCATTAATCAATAGGCCAGTTTTAGTTGAAATGTGGGATGAAAGGCCATTCTATTTCGTGATGAAATTTGAGTTTAATTTTGTCGATTCCTTAAATAAAGCTTCAGCTCTTTCCACTGTTCAAATTGATATAGAAAATACAGAAAGATTTGAAATCAAATATTTTGACGAAGATGGAAAAGAAAAATACCCTTTGATGTTGCATGCTTCAATTTCAGGTGCAATTGAGAGAAATCTTTACGCACTTCTTGAAACAGCATACTTAGAGTCTAAGAAAGGTAAGAAACCAATGCTTCCATTGTGGTTATCTCCTACCCAAGTAAGAGTTCTTCCTGTAGGCGAAGAGCAACTGGAATACTCATTCAAAATCTTGGAAGATTTAGAAAAATCAGGAATAAGGACCGATATAGATGATAGAGATTTGAGGCTTGGTAAGAAAATAAGAGATGCTGAAAAAGAGTGGGTTCCATATATTATAGTTATAGGTGATGAGGAAATTAAGAATTCCACAATTAACATTAGATCTAGAGAAGATTCATCTCAGAAGAATACTTCTGTAAATGAATTCAAAGCTAGCTTCTTAGATCTTATTAAAGGAAAACCAACAAGACCTTTACCTCTACCAAGAAGACTTTCTTTAAGAGCTAGTTTTAGGTAG